From Elaeis guineensis isolate ETL-2024a chromosome 16, EG11, whole genome shotgun sequence, a single genomic window includes:
- the LOC105059132 gene encoding auxin-responsive protein IAA10 isoform X2, whose amino-acid sequence MKGVSGFDEGVASAGSTSAADVVVVEKDYVGLSEAASSHPAVEEEDTEARDEREEELELGLSLGAKKVSGGGGGKAAAAVAATWGHCCRILTAKDFPSLVSRESPRSSSTSSVSSPSAALGGGVSGCGGVAGTKRAADTVSPDVVGSGHPPSQVVVGWPPIRAFRMNSLFNQSKDNTSQTDAAAPKKTNSNNTSMKEAKGNNDQAHNGRAAVSSRFVKVNMDGDPIGRKVDLNAHQSYETLALSLELMFHKPTMALSTSAHGAKASKLLDGSSEFALTYEDRDGDWMLVGDVPWGMFLDTAKRLRIMRTSDASGLAPRFQSSSKS is encoded by the exons atgaAAGGTGTTAGCGGTTTCGACGAAGGAGTAGCTTCGGCGGGGTCGACGTCGGCGGCGGACGTGGTGGTGGTGGAGAAGGACTACGTGGGGCTTTCGGAGGCGGCCTCCTCGCATCCTGCCGTGGAGGAGGAGGATACGGAGGCCAGGGACGAGAGGGAGGAGGAGCTGGAGCTAGGTTTGAGCCTGGGGGCGAAGAAGGTTTCCGGTGGCGGCGGTGGCAAGGCTGCTGCGGCGGTGGCTGCGACGTGGGGGCATTGTTGTAGAATTCTCACGGCCAAGGACTTCCCTTCTCTGGTCTCCCGTGAGTCGCCGAGGTCGTCCTCCACCTCCTCCGTTTCCTCCCCCTCCGCTGCTTTGGGTGGTGGAGTGAGCGGTTGCGGCGGCGTCGCCGGCACTAAGAGGGCAGCGGACACCGTTTCCCCGGATGTCGTCGGATCCGGTCACCCACCTAG TCAGGTGGTGGTGGGATGGCCACCTATAAGGGCATTCAGGATGAACAGCTTGTTTAACCAATCAAAAGATAACACCTCTCAGACTGATGCTGCCGCCCCCAAGAAAACCAACAGCAACAACACCAGTATGAAGGAAGCCAAGGGGAATAATGATCAGGCTCATAATGGGAGGGCTGCTGTGAGCTCTCGCTTTGTTAAGGTGAACATGGATGGAGATCCCATTGGGAGGAAGGTGGATCTCAATGCTCATCAGTCTTATGAAACCCTTGCACTATCTCTGGAGCTCATGTTTCACAAACCCACCATGGCCCTCAGTACCTCTGCCC ATGGTGCGAAGGCCTCGAAGTTGTTGGATGGCTCTTCTGAGTTTGCTCTTACTTATGAAGACAGAGATGGGGACTGGATGCTTGTCGGAGATGTCCCATGGGG GATGTTCTTGGACACCGCCAAGAGACTTAGAATCATGAGGACCTCTGATGCCAGTGGGCTTG CTCCAAGGTTCCAATCCTCAAGCAAATCTTGA
- the LOC105059132 gene encoding auxin-responsive protein IAA10 isoform X1 yields the protein MKGVSGFDEGVASAGSTSAADVVVVEKDYVGLSEAASSHPAVEEEDTEARDEREEELELGLSLGAKKVSGGGGGKAAAAVAATWGHCCRILTAKDFPSLVSRESPRSSSTSSVSSPSAALGGGVSGCGGVAGTKRAADTVSPDVVGSGHPPSSQVVVGWPPIRAFRMNSLFNQSKDNTSQTDAAAPKKTNSNNTSMKEAKGNNDQAHNGRAAVSSRFVKVNMDGDPIGRKVDLNAHQSYETLALSLELMFHKPTMALSTSAHGAKASKLLDGSSEFALTYEDRDGDWMLVGDVPWGMFLDTAKRLRIMRTSDASGLAPRFQSSSKS from the exons atgaAAGGTGTTAGCGGTTTCGACGAAGGAGTAGCTTCGGCGGGGTCGACGTCGGCGGCGGACGTGGTGGTGGTGGAGAAGGACTACGTGGGGCTTTCGGAGGCGGCCTCCTCGCATCCTGCCGTGGAGGAGGAGGATACGGAGGCCAGGGACGAGAGGGAGGAGGAGCTGGAGCTAGGTTTGAGCCTGGGGGCGAAGAAGGTTTCCGGTGGCGGCGGTGGCAAGGCTGCTGCGGCGGTGGCTGCGACGTGGGGGCATTGTTGTAGAATTCTCACGGCCAAGGACTTCCCTTCTCTGGTCTCCCGTGAGTCGCCGAGGTCGTCCTCCACCTCCTCCGTTTCCTCCCCCTCCGCTGCTTTGGGTGGTGGAGTGAGCGGTTGCGGCGGCGTCGCCGGCACTAAGAGGGCAGCGGACACCGTTTCCCCGGATGTCGTCGGATCCGGTCACCCACCTAG CAGTCAGGTGGTGGTGGGATGGCCACCTATAAGGGCATTCAGGATGAACAGCTTGTTTAACCAATCAAAAGATAACACCTCTCAGACTGATGCTGCCGCCCCCAAGAAAACCAACAGCAACAACACCAGTATGAAGGAAGCCAAGGGGAATAATGATCAGGCTCATAATGGGAGGGCTGCTGTGAGCTCTCGCTTTGTTAAGGTGAACATGGATGGAGATCCCATTGGGAGGAAGGTGGATCTCAATGCTCATCAGTCTTATGAAACCCTTGCACTATCTCTGGAGCTCATGTTTCACAAACCCACCATGGCCCTCAGTACCTCTGCCC ATGGTGCGAAGGCCTCGAAGTTGTTGGATGGCTCTTCTGAGTTTGCTCTTACTTATGAAGACAGAGATGGGGACTGGATGCTTGTCGGAGATGTCCCATGGGG GATGTTCTTGGACACCGCCAAGAGACTTAGAATCATGAGGACCTCTGATGCCAGTGGGCTTG CTCCAAGGTTCCAATCCTCAAGCAAATCTTGA